The Methyloceanibacter sp. wino2 nucleotide sequence TCGTCGGCGGCGGAGGACATCCGTGAGGTCTTGCTGTCCGGCCAGGTAGCCCAATTCGGCCCGCTGGCGGAATCGGTGATGTTTGCGGTCGCGCGTGCCGATCATATCGAGAATGCGATCCAGGGCGCGCTGCAACAGGGGCAGTGGGTCATCTGCGACCGGTTCGTCGACTCGACGCGGGCCTATCAAGGGTCGACCGGCGGCGTGCCGCGAGGGCTCATCAATGCCTTGGAGCAACTCACTGTCGGCGCCGTGATGCCCGACATCACGTTTGTTCTGGACATTCCGGCCGAGGAGGGGCTTGCGCGCGTCGCGGCGCGCGCCGAAGGTCAGGAGCTCGACCGTTTCGAAAGCCAGGAGCTCATGAGCCATGAGCGCATTCGCCGTGGATTCTTGGATATTGCGGAGGAAGAGCCGGGCCGCTGCGTCGTGGTGGACGCAAGTCAGCCCGAAGCCATGGTCGCCGAGGATGTCTGGGAGACGGTCCTGCAGCGCCTCAATCCGTGATCGGGGCTCCCCGAGCAGTTCATCATGAGTGCCGCAGCTAGAAAATCGGAAGCCGGTCCCGTCGAGCCGGATCGGCTGGAGTCGTTCTCCAGCCCGCGCGAGGTGGATCGCGTCTTCGGTCACGCCGAGGCGGCGCAGGAGTTCGAAGAAGCGCTTCGCAGCGGGCGCCTGCATCACGCCTGGCTGCTGGTCGGCCCCGAGGGCATCGGCAAGGCGACGCTCGCCTATCGCCTGGCCCGCACCA carries:
- the tmk gene encoding dTMP kinase; its protein translation is MQQAIEIGRFITFEGGEGSGKSTQVNILAERLSRSGRAVFVTREPGGSSAAEDIREVLLSGQVAQFGPLAESVMFAVARADHIENAIQGALQQGQWVICDRFVDSTRAYQGSTGGVPRGLINALEQLTVGAVMPDITFVLDIPAEEGLARVAARAEGQELDRFESQELMSHERIRRGFLDIAEEEPGRCVVVDASQPEAMVAEDVWETVLQRLNP